CGTGGGCGCGACCGCGGCACACTGGGCGGCGGGTAAAGAGCTGGGAGACATCGTGCTCGTGGATATCATCGAGGGACTGCCCCAGGGCAAGGCCTTGGATCTCTGGGAGGCAGGTCCCGTGGAGGGGTTTGATAGCCGGATCGTGGGGACGAACGGCTACGAGGAGACGGTCGATTCCGATGTGGTCGTCATCACGGCCGGCATCGCCAGAAAGCCGGGC
The window above is part of the Candidatus Methylomirabilota bacterium genome. Proteins encoded here:
- a CDS encoding malate dehydrogenase (Catalyzes the reversible oxidation of malate to oxaloacetate) — encoded protein: MGRPKISIIGAGAVGATAAHWAAGKELGDIVLVDIIEGLPQGKALDLWEAGPVEGFDSRIVGTNGYEETVDSDVVVITAGIARKPG